One segment of Pandoraea pnomenusa DNA contains the following:
- the phnD gene encoding phosphonate ABC transporter substrate-binding protein, whose translation MKLWKTLLAGAAMIASVAAAHAQEINFGIISTDSSAALRQRWQPLIDDMEKQTGLKVTPFFATDYAGVIEGMRFNKVQLAWMGNKGAMEAVDRSQGEVFAKIQYADGTEGYYSLLISNASSPYKTLDDVIRNGKKINFGLGDPTSTSGTLVPGYYVFAKNNIDPRTYFKTARSSNHGANLMAVINNQVDVATNNTEELNKLEATQPEKAKLVHVIWKSPLIPSDPLLWRKDLPDATKKKIRDFFLAYGKDAHEKEVLKNIYNYGGFRASSDAQLLPIRQLELFKQRTQLEADTSVDAAKKKAQLADIDSKLAALDQQIAKTK comes from the coding sequence ATGAAACTGTGGAAAACCCTGCTGGCCGGCGCGGCCATGATCGCCTCGGTAGCGGCGGCACACGCGCAGGAAATCAACTTCGGCATTATCTCGACGGACTCCAGCGCGGCGTTGCGCCAGCGCTGGCAGCCGCTGATCGACGATATGGAGAAGCAAACGGGTCTGAAGGTGACGCCGTTCTTCGCGACGGACTACGCCGGCGTGATCGAAGGCATGCGCTTCAACAAGGTGCAGCTCGCATGGATGGGCAACAAGGGCGCAATGGAGGCCGTGGACCGCTCGCAGGGCGAAGTCTTCGCGAAGATCCAGTACGCCGACGGCACCGAAGGCTACTACTCGCTGCTGATCTCGAACGCGTCGAGCCCGTACAAGACGCTCGACGACGTGATCAGGAACGGCAAGAAGATCAACTTCGGCCTGGGCGATCCGACCTCGACGTCGGGCACGCTGGTGCCGGGTTATTACGTGTTCGCCAAGAACAACATCGACCCGCGCACGTACTTCAAGACCGCACGCAGCTCGAACCATGGCGCGAACCTCATGGCCGTGATCAACAATCAGGTCGACGTGGCCACGAACAATACCGAAGAGCTCAACAAGCTCGAAGCCACGCAGCCGGAGAAGGCCAAGCTGGTGCACGTGATCTGGAAGTCGCCGCTGATCCCGTCGGACCCGCTGCTGTGGCGCAAGGACCTGCCGGACGCGACCAAGAAGAAGATTCGTGACTTCTTCCTCGCCTACGGCAAGGATGCGCACGAGAAGGAAGTGCTCAAGAACATCTACAACTACGGCGGTTTCCGCGCGTCGTCCGATGCCCAACTCCTGCCGATCCGCCAGCTCGAGCTTTTCAAGCAGAGAACGCAGCTCGAAGCCGATACGAGCGTGGACGCGGCGAAGAAGAAGGCGCAACTGGCCGACATCGACAGCAAGCTTGCTGCGCTCGATCAGCAAATCGCCAAGACGAAGTAA
- the phnL gene encoding phosphonate C-P lyase system protein PhnL, translating into MHEHDVMLRAKGLRKAFVLHAQGGATIPALDGVDLAVRRGECVALVGPSGAGKSTLLRCLYGNYLVGEGRIEIRHDDGSAQRWVDLSTANAREVLSVRRTTLGYVSQFLRVIPRVSALDIVAEPLRRLGCDDRDAAQRACHLLDRLNIPERLWSLAPATFSGGEQQRINIARGLIAAPPVLLLDEPTASLDASNRAVVAQLIVEARAAGSAIVGIFHDEATRDEVATRTLAMRPVLRPAH; encoded by the coding sequence ATGCACGAGCACGACGTGATGCTTCGTGCGAAGGGCCTGCGCAAGGCGTTCGTGCTGCACGCCCAGGGCGGCGCGACCATTCCGGCGCTCGACGGCGTGGACCTTGCCGTGAGGCGTGGCGAATGCGTCGCGCTCGTCGGCCCCTCGGGCGCGGGCAAGAGCACGCTGCTGCGCTGCCTCTATGGCAACTATCTCGTCGGCGAGGGCCGCATCGAGATTCGACATGACGACGGCAGTGCGCAGCGCTGGGTGGACCTGAGCACGGCGAACGCGCGCGAGGTGCTCTCGGTGCGCCGCACCACGCTCGGCTACGTCAGCCAGTTCCTGCGCGTGATTCCGCGCGTGAGCGCGCTCGACATCGTGGCCGAGCCGCTGCGCCGCCTCGGCTGCGACGACCGCGACGCCGCGCAGCGCGCATGTCATCTGCTCGATCGCCTGAACATTCCCGAGCGTCTCTGGTCGCTCGCTCCGGCCACGTTCTCCGGCGGCGAGCAGCAGCGCATCAACATCGCGCGCGGTCTCATCGCCGCCCCCCCCGTGCTGCTACTCGACGAACCCACGGCATCGCTCGACGCGTCCAACCGCGCCGTGGTCGCGCAACTGATCGTCGAAGCGCGCGCGGCCGGCAGCGCGATCGTCGGCATTTTTCACGACGAGGCAACCCGCGACGAAGTGGCCACGCGCACGCTGGCCATGCGTCCCGTGCTGCGTCCCGCTCATTGA
- the phnG gene encoding phosphonate C-P lyase system protein PhnG — MPSTASDPMPDAGHPAAPDRAEWLALLARATRNELDDAIASCPDVPDFVWLRAPQTGLVMVQGRVGGNGERFNLGETTVTRCTLRQHDGIVGTGYVLGRDAGRAARVARVDALMQMPRHRHTITAGALAVISRRLAATAAQLDADTAGSRVEFFTMVREA; from the coding sequence ATGCCAAGCACCGCATCCGACCCCATGCCTGACGCAGGGCATCCTGCCGCGCCGGACCGCGCGGAATGGCTCGCACTCCTCGCCCGCGCCACGCGCAACGAGCTCGACGACGCCATCGCCAGTTGTCCCGACGTCCCCGACTTCGTCTGGTTGCGCGCACCGCAGACCGGACTTGTGATGGTCCAGGGCCGCGTCGGCGGCAACGGCGAGCGCTTCAACCTGGGCGAGACGACCGTCACGCGCTGCACCCTGCGCCAGCACGACGGCATCGTCGGCACCGGCTACGTGCTCGGCCGCGACGCCGGGCGCGCCGCGCGCGTGGCGCGTGTCGACGCGCTCATGCAGATGCCGCGGCATCGTCACACGATCACCGCCGGTGCGCTGGCGGTCATCTCGCGGCGACTCGCCGCGACAGCCGCGCAGCTCGACGCCGATACGGCCGGGAGCCGCGTCGAATTTTTCACCATGGTCCGGGAGGCCTGA
- a CDS encoding carbon-phosphorus lyase complex subunit PhnI yields the protein MYVAVKGGERAIESSWDLLARARRGNPNVPALTVTQIREQMRLAVARVMSEGALYDETLAALAIKQAAGDLVEAIFLLRAYRTTLPRLGTTRPVDTAAMRLSRRISATFKDVPGGQTLGATYDYTQRLLDFSLLDEDEVHDLDAHDTQRTSPDAAVGCPADGVAHGAGPTVPPLLPIPRVTDILQRDGLLETSAHADNDDPEPHDLVHSPLFTPASRTARLQNLARGDEGFLLALGYSTQRGYGNDHPFVGEIRIGHVAIEIVPEELGFAIDIGEIAVTECQMVTQFGGNREVPPQFTQGYGLAFGHNERKALAMSLVDRALRTQELGDEVTSPAQQQEFVLYHSDNVEASGFVQHLKLPHYVDFQAELELVRRLRAEHARTHGPSGPGAPTTQEAA from the coding sequence ATGTATGTGGCCGTCAAAGGTGGCGAACGCGCCATCGAAAGCTCCTGGGACCTGCTCGCTCGGGCGCGACGCGGCAACCCCAACGTTCCCGCGCTCACCGTCACGCAGATCCGCGAGCAGATGCGTCTGGCCGTCGCGCGCGTGATGAGCGAAGGCGCGCTGTACGACGAGACGCTTGCCGCGCTGGCCATCAAGCAGGCGGCCGGCGATCTGGTCGAAGCGATCTTCCTGCTGCGTGCGTATCGCACGACCCTGCCCCGACTGGGCACCACGCGCCCCGTCGACACGGCCGCGATGCGCCTGTCGCGCCGCATCTCCGCCACGTTCAAGGACGTGCCCGGCGGCCAGACGCTCGGTGCCACATACGATTACACGCAGCGCCTGCTCGATTTCTCGCTGCTCGACGAAGACGAGGTGCACGACCTCGACGCACACGATACGCAGCGAACCAGCCCCGATGCCGCGGTGGGATGCCCGGCGGACGGCGTTGCGCACGGAGCAGGCCCCACCGTGCCTCCCCTCCTCCCCATTCCTCGCGTGACCGACATCCTGCAGCGCGACGGCCTGCTCGAGACATCCGCGCACGCCGATAACGACGACCCCGAGCCGCACGACCTGGTGCACTCACCGCTCTTCACGCCCGCGTCGCGCACGGCCCGCCTGCAAAACCTCGCACGCGGCGACGAAGGCTTCCTGCTTGCCCTCGGATATTCCACCCAGCGCGGCTACGGTAACGACCACCCGTTCGTGGGCGAGATCCGCATTGGCCATGTGGCCATCGAGATCGTGCCCGAAGAACTCGGCTTCGCCATCGACATCGGCGAAATCGCCGTGACGGAATGCCAGATGGTCACGCAATTCGGCGGCAATCGCGAAGTGCCACCACAGTTCACGCAAGGCTACGGCCTCGCCTTCGGCCACAACGAACGCAAGGCGCTGGCCATGTCGCTCGTCGACCGCGCCTTGCGCACGCAGGAGCTCGGCGATGAGGTCACCTCGCCCGCGCAGCAACAGGAATTCGTGCTTTACCACAGCGACAACGTCGAGGCCTCGGGCTTCGTGCAGCACCTGAAGCTGCCGCACTACGTCGACTTTCAGGCGGAGCTGGAACTGGTGCGACGGCTGCGCGCCGAGCACGCCAGGACGCATGGACCGTCGGGCCCCGGCGCTCCGACCACACAGGAGGCCGCATGA
- a CDS encoding alpha-D-ribose 1-methylphosphonate 5-phosphate C-P-lyase PhnJ produces MTRDAASGTTARASAGLPTADGYNFAFLDEQTKRAIRRSLLKAVAIPGYQVPFGSREMPLPYGWGTGGIQVSAAIIGAGDTLKVIDQGADDTTNAVNIRRFFARTAGVATTTRTSEATIIQTRHRIPETPLREGQIMVYQVPMPEPLFRLEPRIAQSRKLHALGEYGLMRVRLYEDIVRHGAIATTYDYPVIVNGRYLTSPSPIPKFDNPKLHMNPALQLFGAGRERRLYAIPPYTPVESLDFDDRPFEIQKWNAHCALCGATDSFLDEVITDDAGTRMHVCSDSDYCGRRTNDREAA; encoded by the coding sequence ATGACCCGCGACGCTGCATCCGGCACGACAGCACGCGCATCAGCCGGCCTGCCCACGGCCGATGGCTACAACTTCGCGTTCCTCGACGAACAGACCAAACGGGCGATCCGCCGCAGCCTGCTCAAGGCCGTGGCGATTCCCGGCTATCAGGTGCCGTTCGGCAGCCGCGAGATGCCGCTGCCGTATGGCTGGGGCACGGGCGGCATTCAGGTGAGCGCCGCCATCATCGGCGCCGGCGACACGCTCAAGGTGATCGACCAGGGTGCCGACGACACAACCAACGCGGTGAACATTCGCCGCTTCTTTGCGCGCACGGCCGGCGTGGCCACGACGACACGAACGTCCGAGGCCACGATCATCCAGACACGTCACCGCATTCCTGAAACCCCGCTACGCGAAGGCCAGATCATGGTCTATCAGGTGCCGATGCCCGAGCCGCTGTTCCGGCTGGAGCCGCGCATCGCGCAATCGCGCAAGCTGCACGCGCTTGGCGAATATGGCCTCATGCGCGTGCGCCTGTACGAAGACATCGTGCGCCACGGCGCGATTGCCACCACTTACGACTATCCGGTCATCGTGAACGGGCGCTATCTCACGTCGCCCTCGCCGATCCCGAAGTTCGACAACCCCAAGCTCCATATGAACCCGGCGCTGCAACTGTTCGGCGCGGGACGCGAGCGGCGCCTGTATGCCATCCCGCCCTACACCCCCGTCGAGAGCCTCGACTTCGACGATCGCCCGTTCGAGATCCAGAAGTGGAACGCGCACTGTGCGCTGTGCGGCGCCACCGACAGTTTCCTGGACGAAGTCATTACCGACGACGCGGGCACACGCATGCACGTCTGCTCCGACAGCGACTACTGCGGGCGCCGCACGAACGACAGGGAGGCCGCATGA
- the phnH gene encoding phosphonate C-P lyase system protein PhnH codes for MSMTSMPDWSQLQPGFVDPVHDAQGVFRAVLDALARPGRLCSVGSRLAPSEQASVAARAVLLALADATTPVWLQSPLPEVASALRFHTGATLLSSESELAGAQFALLTDPAHCPPLERFAFGTAESPEHSATLIVDVPTLAAGHTARRDRHSNSALALRLRGPGIASHADVSVGGLDAAFWQSRAALAPRFPAGLDLLIAAGDRLLGLPRTTHVEVC; via the coding sequence ATGTCGATGACATCGATGCCCGACTGGTCGCAACTGCAACCCGGATTCGTCGATCCCGTGCATGACGCGCAAGGCGTATTCCGTGCCGTGCTCGACGCACTGGCCCGGCCGGGCCGGTTATGCAGCGTGGGCAGCCGGCTCGCGCCCAGCGAGCAAGCCAGCGTCGCCGCGCGCGCCGTGCTGCTCGCGCTGGCCGACGCAACCACGCCGGTCTGGTTGCAATCGCCGCTGCCCGAAGTCGCGAGCGCTTTGCGCTTTCATACGGGGGCGACACTGCTGAGCAGCGAGTCCGAACTGGCCGGCGCGCAGTTCGCGCTGCTCACCGATCCCGCGCACTGCCCGCCGCTCGAGCGATTCGCCTTCGGCACGGCGGAGTCGCCGGAGCACAGCGCCACGCTGATCGTCGACGTGCCGACGCTCGCGGCCGGGCACACCGCCCGTCGCGACCGACATTCCAACAGCGCACTGGCACTGCGGTTGCGCGGGCCGGGCATTGCCTCGCACGCCGACGTGAGCGTGGGCGGGCTCGACGCGGCCTTCTGGCAGTCGCGCGCCGCACTTGCGCCGCGCTTTCCCGCCGGACTCGATCTGCTGATCGCCGCCGGCGACCGCCTGCTCGGTTTGCCGCGCACCACCCACGTGGAGGTTTGCTGA
- a CDS encoding MarR family transcriptional regulator: MKSQDIFLLLKLVSLSRRSVRGDELSDPGNPVLDSSAHVEDERHDWSDEKSGSVSRSRAHAISLHEQYSVRSLAVATGISKSEISNILQRCYRSGLAKLSVEAGHPVVNTKALCEFITFGIRYVFPASMGEMTRGIATGLTAPIFGGALRAGTDFVPVWPDPKGDTSGLAVEPLFRTVPRAVRVDADLYAMLALVDSIRIGQPREKKLAASKLEALLRG; the protein is encoded by the coding sequence TTGAAAAGTCAAGACATATTTCTGCTTCTCAAGCTCGTATCGCTATCCCGGCGTTCGGTTCGCGGTGACGAGCTGAGCGACCCGGGGAACCCCGTGCTCGATTCCAGCGCGCATGTCGAAGACGAGCGGCATGACTGGTCCGACGAGAAGTCCGGGAGTGTTTCCCGGTCTCGTGCTCATGCAATCTCCCTGCATGAACAGTACAGTGTTCGCTCGCTGGCAGTGGCGACCGGTATCAGCAAATCAGAGATTAGCAACATTCTTCAGCGGTGCTACCGATCAGGGCTTGCGAAACTCTCCGTGGAAGCCGGTCATCCGGTCGTCAACACGAAAGCACTCTGTGAGTTCATTACGTTCGGTATCCGGTACGTTTTCCCCGCTTCCATGGGCGAGATGACCCGGGGGATCGCCACCGGATTGACGGCGCCTATTTTCGGCGGCGCGTTGCGTGCCGGCACGGATTTCGTCCCGGTATGGCCTGACCCAAAGGGCGATACTTCCGGGCTGGCCGTCGAGCCGCTTTTCCGGACCGTTCCAAGAGCGGTTCGCGTCGACGCCGATCTCTATGCCATGTTGGCGTTGGTCGATTCCATTCGAATCGGACAACCGCGGGAAAAGAAATTGGCCGCATCGAAACTGGAAGCTCTGTTACGAGGGTGA
- a CDS encoding alpha-D-ribose 1-methylphosphonate 5-triphosphate diphosphatase: MLIKNARIVTPETTFIGVVEVREGRIHGVEEGTTQVPGAVDWEGDHLLPGLVELHTDNLEKHLAPRPGVIWNTHAAFAIHDAQVAAAGITTVFDSLVLGERDAFGLRSRKVQNACGQALLDTAAAGLFRAEHFLHLRCEVATHDAADAFAEMCEHPLLRLVSVMDHTPGQRQWHDPAMYRQYHERNGKVSDEHWRAMLAELIAQQEAFAQPHRRRIVEMSRARGLPLASHDDTSLDHVAEAVRDGVALSEFPTTLAAARGAHAHAIGVIMGAPNIVRGGSHSGNVAAADLAREDVLDILSSDYVPSSLLQAAFQLHTDIGWTLSKAMRTVSWNPARSAGLADRGGIVPGLRADMVRVAVRPGMPPVPRATYLMGQRIA; the protein is encoded by the coding sequence ATGCTCATCAAGAACGCCCGCATCGTCACACCGGAGACCACCTTCATCGGTGTGGTCGAGGTGCGCGAGGGTCGCATTCACGGCGTGGAGGAAGGCACCACGCAGGTGCCCGGCGCCGTCGACTGGGAGGGCGATCATCTGCTACCCGGACTGGTCGAGCTGCACACCGACAATCTGGAGAAGCATCTCGCGCCGCGCCCCGGGGTGATCTGGAACACGCACGCCGCGTTTGCCATTCACGACGCGCAGGTTGCGGCGGCCGGCATTACGACCGTGTTCGACTCGCTCGTGCTCGGCGAGCGCGACGCTTTCGGTCTACGCAGCCGCAAGGTGCAGAACGCGTGCGGCCAGGCACTGCTCGACACGGCCGCGGCCGGTCTGTTTCGTGCCGAGCACTTCCTGCATCTGCGCTGCGAAGTCGCCACGCACGACGCCGCCGACGCGTTCGCCGAAATGTGCGAGCACCCGCTGCTGCGCCTGGTCTCGGTGATGGATCACACACCGGGGCAGCGCCAGTGGCACGACCCGGCGATGTACCGGCAGTACCACGAGCGCAACGGCAAGGTGTCGGACGAACACTGGCGGGCCATGCTCGCGGAACTCATCGCGCAGCAGGAGGCGTTCGCGCAGCCGCACCGCCGTCGGATCGTGGAGATGAGCCGTGCGCGCGGGCTGCCGCTGGCGAGCCACGACGACACGTCGCTCGACCACGTGGCCGAAGCGGTGCGCGACGGCGTGGCGCTCTCGGAATTCCCGACGACGCTGGCCGCCGCGCGCGGCGCGCACGCCCACGCGATCGGTGTGATCATGGGCGCACCGAACATCGTGCGCGGCGGTTCGCACTCGGGCAACGTAGCGGCGGCCGATCTCGCGCGCGAGGACGTGCTCGACATACTGTCGTCGGACTATGTCCCGTCGAGCCTGCTGCAAGCGGCCTTCCAGTTGCACACCGACATCGGCTGGACGTTGTCGAAGGCAATGCGCACGGTGTCGTGGAATCCCGCGCGCTCAGCGGGCCTGGCCGATCGCGGCGGCATCGTGCCCGGCCTGCGCGCGGACATGGTGCGCGTGGCCGTGCGTCCCGGCATGCCGCCGGTGCCGCGCGCGACGTATCTCATGGGGCAACGTATCGCATGA
- the phnF gene encoding phosphonate metabolism transcriptional regulator PhnF, translating into MTAQLERGGGVAVWRQIAQILATEIGQRRYGEGSPDDRLPSETDLAQRFGVNRHTVRRAILGLAEQGLVSVEHGRGTFVQAGAIGYVIGRRTRFTENLSQNHLKTAQQMLSAQKMAADGSVAQALDLPVGAPVYRVELTRRSLDAQGIELPLAYSENWFPASRFPDFPEVLAQQTSISAALAGFGVTDYTRRESRIGARLPDADMARHLGINRQQPVLSVESTDVDEAGKPIKYGIAYFPADRMQLVVQGDAQ; encoded by the coding sequence ATGACAGCACAACTCGAACGGGGCGGCGGGGTCGCCGTCTGGCGCCAGATTGCGCAGATCCTTGCCACGGAAATCGGCCAGCGCCGATACGGCGAGGGCTCGCCTGACGACCGTCTGCCCAGCGAGACTGACCTCGCGCAGCGCTTCGGCGTGAATCGGCACACCGTGCGGCGCGCGATCCTCGGGCTCGCGGAACAGGGGCTCGTGAGTGTCGAGCACGGGCGTGGCACCTTCGTGCAGGCGGGGGCGATCGGTTACGTGATCGGCCGTCGCACGCGCTTTACCGAGAATCTTTCCCAGAACCATCTCAAGACGGCGCAGCAGATGCTGTCGGCGCAGAAGATGGCGGCCGACGGCAGCGTGGCGCAGGCGCTCGATTTGCCCGTCGGCGCGCCCGTCTATCGCGTGGAACTCACGCGCCGCAGCCTCGACGCGCAGGGCATCGAGCTGCCGCTTGCCTACAGCGAGAACTGGTTCCCGGCGTCGCGCTTTCCCGACTTTCCCGAGGTTCTGGCGCAGCAAACGTCGATCAGCGCCGCGCTCGCCGGCTTCGGCGTGACCGACTACACGCGTCGCGAGAGCCGCATCGGCGCGCGTCTGCCCGACGCCGACATGGCACGTCACCTCGGCATCAATCGTCAGCAGCCGGTGTTGAGCGTGGAGAGTACCGATGTGGACGAAGCCGGCAAGCCGATCAAGTACGGTATCGCCTATTTCCCGGCCGACCGCATGCAGCTCGTCGTGCAGGGAGACGCGCAATGA
- a CDS encoding DUF1045 domain-containing protein — MSGRTTWDLSTARFAIYYAPPEAGRWWEEGSRWLGRDAITGRFLDAPKVPGLSCTVHDATVDARRYGWHGTLKAPMRLAPGARLGDLREVALAVAARHGPFTLAMRPGVLPAGSGQRSDFAGFVALCPGAGATPVNVLAEDCVRAFETLRAPLTDAETAKRRAQSLSSRQGEYLAAWGYPFVFDEFRFHMTLSDRVGTSDAAAIVDWWQPRVQTLGPMCVDSLAIFVEPAPGAPFVLHERFALGGRA; from the coding sequence ATGAGCGGGCGAACGACGTGGGACCTGTCGACTGCACGCTTCGCCATCTACTACGCACCGCCTGAAGCGGGGCGCTGGTGGGAAGAAGGCAGCCGCTGGCTCGGTCGCGATGCGATCACCGGGCGTTTTCTCGATGCGCCGAAGGTGCCGGGCCTCTCGTGCACGGTGCACGATGCGACTGTCGATGCGCGTCGCTACGGATGGCACGGCACGCTCAAGGCGCCGATGAGGTTGGCGCCCGGCGCCCGACTCGGCGATCTGCGCGAAGTCGCGCTCGCGGTGGCGGCACGCCATGGGCCATTCACGCTCGCCATGCGCCCCGGGGTGCTGCCTGCCGGGAGCGGTCAGCGATCCGATTTCGCGGGATTCGTTGCGTTATGCCCGGGCGCTGGCGCGACGCCGGTCAACGTGCTCGCCGAAGACTGCGTGCGCGCATTCGAAACATTGCGCGCGCCGCTGACCGACGCCGAAACGGCGAAGCGCCGGGCGCAGTCGTTGTCTTCGCGGCAAGGGGAATATCTCGCCGCATGGGGCTATCCGTTCGTGTTCGACGAATTTCGTTTCCACATGACGTTGTCCGACCGCGTGGGCACGTCAGACGCCGCGGCGATCGTCGATTGGTGGCAGCCGCGCGTGCAGACCCTCGGGCCGATGTGCGTCGACAGTCTGGCGATCTTCGTCGAGCCCGCGCCGGGCGCGCCGTTTGTGCTGCATGAACGTTTCGCGCTGGGGGGCCGGGCATGA
- the phnE gene encoding phosphonate ABC transporter, permease protein PhnE, whose amino-acid sequence MNTSVPLTANGRLPGEPPKRSWLSLIGWGAFFLILVWSWGGADMRPLDLFRDSGNMSQFAHDFFPPDFKDWRVYVHEMLVTIHIAVWGTALAVVCSIPMGLLSASNMVPAGVYQPVRRVMDACRAINEMVFAMLFIVAVGLGPFAGVLALWVHTTGTLSKLFAEAVEAIDPRPVEGVRATGARAIDEILYGVLPQVMPLWISYTLYRFESNVRSASVVGMVGAGGIGVVLYEVIRSFQYAQTCAVMLIMIVVVTCIDVFSARVRKMVI is encoded by the coding sequence ATGAACACCAGCGTTCCCCTCACTGCAAATGGCCGTCTGCCGGGCGAGCCGCCCAAGCGTTCGTGGTTGTCCCTGATCGGCTGGGGGGCGTTCTTTCTGATTCTGGTGTGGTCCTGGGGGGGCGCGGACATGCGTCCACTCGATCTGTTTCGCGATTCCGGCAACATGAGCCAGTTCGCGCATGATTTCTTCCCGCCGGACTTCAAGGACTGGCGCGTCTACGTTCACGAAATGCTCGTGACGATTCACATCGCGGTGTGGGGCACGGCGCTGGCGGTGGTGTGCTCGATTCCGATGGGGCTGCTCTCCGCGTCCAACATGGTGCCTGCGGGGGTGTATCAGCCGGTGCGCCGGGTGATGGATGCGTGCCGCGCGATCAACGAGATGGTGTTTGCCATGCTCTTCATCGTGGCCGTGGGACTGGGGCCATTCGCGGGCGTGCTCGCGCTATGGGTGCACACGACGGGTACGCTCTCGAAGCTCTTCGCCGAGGCGGTGGAGGCCATCGATCCGCGTCCGGTCGAGGGCGTTCGCGCGACCGGTGCGCGGGCCATCGACGAAATCCTGTACGGCGTGCTGCCGCAGGTCATGCCGCTGTGGATCTCGTACACGCTGTACCGCTTCGAGTCGAACGTGCGTTCGGCGTCGGTGGTGGGCATGGTGGGTGCGGGCGGCATTGGCGTGGTGCTCTACGAAGTGATCCGCAGCTTCCAGTACGCACAGACATGCGCCGTGATGCTGATCATGATCGTCGTGGTCACCTGCATCGACGTGTTCTCGGCGCGCGTGCGAAAGATGGTGATCTGA
- the phnK gene encoding phosphonate C-P lyase system protein PhnK, with amino-acid sequence MPTQAPLLRVAGLGKRYGDRIGCADVTFDLWPGEVVCVVGESGSGKSTLLNALALRHAIDTGSLHYRDADGALHDLGTLDEARKRHLLRTEWGFVEQNPRDGLRMNVSAGGNIGDRLMAVGARHFGDIRAKARHWMAQVELDPARVDDMPGAFSGGMQQRLQIARNLVTEPRLVFMDEPTAGLDVSVQARLLDLLRSLVERLHLAAIIVTHDIGVARLIAHRLMVMQAGRVVEAGLTDQVLDDPQHPYTQLLVSSVLPV; translated from the coding sequence ATGCCGACGCAGGCACCCCTGCTGCGCGTGGCGGGGCTCGGGAAACGGTACGGCGATCGCATCGGCTGCGCGGACGTGACATTCGACCTGTGGCCGGGTGAAGTGGTGTGCGTGGTGGGAGAATCGGGTTCGGGTAAGTCCACTCTCCTCAATGCGCTGGCGCTGCGCCATGCGATCGATACCGGTTCGCTGCACTATCGCGACGCCGACGGTGCGCTGCACGACCTGGGAACGCTCGACGAGGCGCGCAAGCGCCATCTGCTGCGCACCGAGTGGGGCTTCGTGGAGCAGAACCCACGCGACGGGCTGCGCATGAATGTCTCCGCGGGCGGCAATATCGGCGACCGGCTGATGGCGGTGGGCGCACGCCACTTCGGCGACATCCGCGCCAAGGCCCGCCACTGGATGGCGCAGGTCGAGCTCGACCCGGCCCGCGTCGACGACATGCCCGGCGCGTTCTCCGGCGGCATGCAGCAACGTCTGCAAATCGCGCGCAATCTCGTGACCGAGCCACGCCTCGTGTTCATGGACGAGCCGACCGCCGGGCTCGACGTGTCGGTGCAGGCACGCCTGCTCGATCTGCTGCGCTCGCTCGTGGAGCGCCTTCATCTTGCCGCCATCATCGTGACGCACGATATCGGCGTTGCACGCCTCATCGCACACCGCCTGATGGTGATGCAGGCGGGCCGCGTGGTCGAGGCGGGCCTCACCGATCAGGTGCTCGACGACCCGCAACATCCCTACACGCAACTGCTGGTCTCCTCGGTACTTCCCGTATGA